TTTGTAATTTTTAGGATCAAAACCTAAATGGGTGTTAAAAATCCCTGTTTTTGCATTTTTTTCTAAATATTTACCCGCTTCAATATTAGCAATGATCATTGATTCTTCAATCATTTGATTCGCAATACGACGAGGTTCAAGGTGGATGTCCACCACATCACCCTGCTCATTTAATTCAAAGGCATAATCACCTTGCTCTTTGAAAATTAAGGCATTTTTTTCACGCCACTGCATTCTGGCTTGGGTAAATTGGTGTAACCAGTCAATTTGTTGTTTAATTACTTCATTTTCAGGTTGCCACGCATTTTCTTGCTGTTCTAAATAATCAGATACGTTGTCATACACTAATTTAGCTTTTGATTTAACCCACGCAAGGGTAAATACAGTTTCCGCTGTAACGTTGCCTTCTAAATCCGTAATAATCTCACCCACTAACGCAGGACGTTTTTCATCTGCCACTAATGAACATAAATCATCAGACAGTTCACGAGGTAACATTGGCACGTTAAAACCCGGTAAATAGTTGGTAAAACAACGCTGACGTGCTTCTTTTTCAAGGCTTGAATCTTGTGGGATATAGGCTGTTGGGTCGGCAATCGCTACCATTAAATGCCAGCCTGTTTGCGTGCCATTGTCTAAAATTGGCTCAATACACAACGCATCATCCATATCTTTGGTGGTTGCGGAGTCGATAGTCGTAAAATCTAAGTGAGTTAAATCTTTACGCTCAATTTCATCTTGTAACTCATAACTATCCAATCCTTTTACCGCTTCACGAGGTTGTTCGTGTTTTGCTAGGCTTACCCACCAAGGTGCGTAATGATCGTCCGCCTCACAAATTAATTGGGTTACTTGTGCAAATAAAAAGCGATCATCTCGTAATGGGTGTGTTTTTAACTCTGCCACAACCCAATCATTTTCCTGCAATTTTTGTGTCACTTTTTTATTGTTTACATTTGCAGAAATGAGATTTTTCACATTTGGATGATCGACCGCAAGTTGTAAACGCCCCTCACGATTAAATTTAACCCTTGCAACAAAACGCGTCAGCATAGGCTCAATCAATTCTTCAACATCAACACGTTCTTTATCACCATCAACCACAACTGAGGCTTTGACTTTATCTCCGTGCATGACTTTTTTCATTTCTTGTGGCGGAATAAAGTAACTTTTTTTGTCACATTCTAAAAAGCCATAGCTTTTATCTGTTGCTTTAACAAAGCCTTCCACGAAGGTTTTATTTGAATGAATTTGTTGTTTTAATTGTGCTAAGAGAGGATTATCTTGGAACATAAGTTTCCTTAAATTAATGATATATAACGAAAAGACAGGGCATGCCCTGTCTCTACGCGTATTAAATGATGATTATTCGCCTAAATTTGACATTGCTGTTGTGCTAAAACCAGCATCAACGTGTAAAATTTCGCCTGTTACACCAGAGGCTAAATCAGAACATAAGAACGCTGCTGAATTACCCACATCTTCAATGGTTACAGTACGTTTTAACGGTGCTGATTTTTCAAAAGTAGTCAGCATTTTTTTGAAGTCCTTAATGCCAGACGCTGCAAGAGTACGGATAGGTCCTGCTGAAATCGCATTCACACGAATACCTTCGCCACCTAAATCTGCTGCCATTACACGCGTGCTTGCTTCTAATGACGCTTTTGCTAAACACATTACATTATAGTTAGGAATTGAACGCTCTGCCCCTAAATAAGAAAGTGTTAATAATGCTGAATTTGGATTTAACATCGGACGAGCCACTTGTGCCATCGCCACAAAACTATACGCACTGATATCGTGAGCAATTCTAAAGCCATCACGCGTTGCCGCATTAACATAATCGCCGTCTAATTGATCCGCTGGTGCAAAACCGATAGCGTGAACAAAACCGTCAAATTTATCCCAATGTTTATTTAATTCCGTAAAACACTCTTTGATATTTTCATCACTTGCTACGTCTAATGGCAATACAATTTTTGCCCCAAATTCTTCCGCAAATTTTTCCACACGAGGTTTCAATTTATCGTTTAAATAAGTGAATGCTAACTCTGCCCCTTCACGTGCAAAAGCTTGTGCAATACCATAAGCAATAGAGCGATTACTCGCTAACCCTGTGATTAAAATACGTTTACCTGCTAAAAAACCCATATTATTTCCTTAAAATTAATTTATAGTCGGAGAAAAATTATTTACCTAACATCAAGCTCTCTCAAAGTACGATTGTACGACCTTGCTCGCTCTCCCTATGATAAAATTATTTTCTTAACTATTTTGTGTAAAATATTTTTGAAATTATAGCTTAAAAAAGCTAAAAAGAGAAAAGAAGCGGTCAGATTTATTGTTCTTTTTGCAAAAATGAAGTAAATCTGACCGCTTAAACAAGAATTATTTTTCTAACATTTGTAGTAATTGTTTTGGTTCTACATATCCACCAATGACTTCACCTTCTGATGTGATGATATTCGGAGTACCACGAATACCAAATTTAATCCCCAAATCATACTGTTTTTTGATCAGTTTAGGCGTAAGTTGTTTCGCTGGCAAATGTCCGCTTTCAGCTTGATGTAAGCTATGGTTACGATCTTCTGCTTGCCAAATAGCTTCCATCTGACGTGCTGTTTGACTTCTTAACCCCGCACGAGGAAATGCAAGATAGCGAATCGTAATGCCTAAATCATTATATTCTTTCATTTGTGAATGTAATAACTTGCAATATCCACAACTAATATCTGTAAATACCGTCACAGTATGTTTCTGATTCTTGGCAGGAAAAATAATCATTTCCTTTTTCATACTTTCAAGCTCTGCCATCAATGGACGATTGGTAATATCACTTACTGTGCCATCTTTTAGTTCTAACACGCTTCCTTCAATCACAAAGCGTCCATCTTCACTAATTTGCAATACCCCTTGATCCGATACAACAGATCTGAAATTTGGTAACGGCGAATCACTAATTTTAATATTAGTCGCCCCCATTTTTTCTAACTGATCTTGTAGTTTTGCATCATCAGCGAATACGCTTGTTGCAATTAACAATCCAAGCAATGT
This DNA window, taken from Phocoenobacter uteri, encodes the following:
- the dsbC gene encoding bifunctional protein-disulfide isomerase/oxidoreductase DsbC — translated: MKKKVATLLGLLIATSVFADDAKLQDQLEKMGATNIKISDSPLPNFRSVVSDQGVLQISEDGRFVIEGSVLELKDGTVSDITNRPLMAELESMKKEMIIFPAKNQKHTVTVFTDISCGYCKLLHSQMKEYNDLGITIRYLAFPRAGLRSQTARQMEAIWQAEDRNHSLHQAESGHLPAKQLTPKLIKKQYDLGIKFGIRGTPNIITSEGEVIGGYVEPKQLLQMLEK
- a CDS encoding enoyl-ACP reductase FabI, translated to MGFLAGKRILITGLASNRSIAYGIAQAFAREGAELAFTYLNDKLKPRVEKFAEEFGAKIVLPLDVASDENIKECFTELNKHWDKFDGFVHAIGFAPADQLDGDYVNAATRDGFRIAHDISAYSFVAMAQVARPMLNPNSALLTLSYLGAERSIPNYNVMCLAKASLEASTRVMAADLGGEGIRVNAISAGPIRTLAASGIKDFKKMLTTFEKSAPLKRTVTIEDVGNSAAFLCSDLASGVTGEILHVDAGFSTTAMSNLGE
- a CDS encoding exoribonuclease II → MFQDNPLLAQLKQQIHSNKTFVEGFVKATDKSYGFLECDKKSYFIPPQEMKKVMHGDKVKASVVVDGDKERVDVEELIEPMLTRFVARVKFNREGRLQLAVDHPNVKNLISANVNNKKVTQKLQENDWVVAELKTHPLRDDRFLFAQVTQLICEADDHYAPWWVSLAKHEQPREAVKGLDSYELQDEIERKDLTHLDFTTIDSATTKDMDDALCIEPILDNGTQTGWHLMVAIADPTAYIPQDSSLEKEARQRCFTNYLPGFNVPMLPRELSDDLCSLVADEKRPALVGEIITDLEGNVTAETVFTLAWVKSKAKLVYDNVSDYLEQQENAWQPENEVIKQQIDWLHQFTQARMQWREKNALIFKEQGDYAFELNEQGDVVDIHLEPRRIANQMIEESMIIANIEAGKYLEKNAKTGIFNTHLGFDPKNYKLAKEFLIATLGTPENNEELEARYSVERLATLEGYCEMRRDIDQHDESFLELRLRRYLTFAEFKNQVAPHFGLGITHYATWTSPIRKYGDMVNHRLIKQTLAQQPTQLVEEDILMRLQEARKQNRMVERDISDWLYARYLEPMVEKNMEFDAEIVDVSRGGLRVKVIENGAMIFVPNSTLHPNKDEMNFRTEELALYIKDEKTYQVGQSVKVKLTQVRMETRSIIGNIVQ